Genomic window (Chryseobacterium sp. H1D6B):
CACTTTTTATTTTCGCAAAAACCATAAAGCTTTTAAAGTCTAAACTTTAAATAAATTTTCACGTCCATAAAATCGAAGATTTTCATAAGCTTAAGTGCTCTTTATGGAGTTTCCATACTCACTTAAATAACTAACGTGTTTCAAGCTTTGTCCCTTTTGCGGTTTAAAAAAAATTGAATGTAATCTCATTCAAAGGAATTTCTATTCCATAAAATCAAAATTTTATTCAACTTAAAAAATCAGAAATGAAAATTTATAAATTTTTATCAATGCTATTTATTGCTCTTAGTTTATTTACTCCTTCAGCATGTACCAGTAATGATGATGATGAGCCTCAGGCTGCTGCTGCAGGAAACCTTCAGATCAAATTCGAAAATGGATTTAATAATCTTGGAGATATTGTCCTGAATCAGACCACACAGACTTCTTCAAACGGACAGAAACACCAGCTGTCAGCTTTAAAATACGTAGTGAGCAACATCACTTTAATTGATGAGACCGGAAAAGAATTTAAATACAATGAAAACAATCCCGACAAAGGAGCTTTTATCGTTGACCAGGCAGATGCGGTGGGCGGTATCGTATATTTAAATTTAAATGAGATCCCTCAAAACAATTACAGGAAAATAAAATTCGGACTGGGAATCAGCCAGAATGCTTATCTGCTGGGACAGAACGGGCAGGCAGAATTTTGGACCAAAGCAAAAGCAAAAGGAATGTCATGGTCTTGGGCTGCCGGATATGTTTTTGTGAAATTGGAAGGGAAATATGGAAACAGTACCGCTGATACAGAATTCATGAATCATACAGGAAATATGGGGAATGTAACGGCTAATAATACCCCGGATCTATACAGAGAAATTACATTAGACCTTCCTACTACAGCCAGAGTAACAGGTAAAATCACTCCTTCTATTCATATTCTTGCAGATCTGAATCAATATTTAAGCGGAGATACAAAACTGACACTTACAGCAGCTAATAATATGATGATGGGGTCCAGCCAGCATTTAGTTGAGGTGACGGATAATCTTACCAAAATGTTTAAAGTAGACCACGTCCACAATGACTAAAGCTAAATTAATACTAAGGACGTTTTTAATTATTGCAGCTTCATTAAATGTTACGGCGTGTTCAGAAGATGTGATGGAACCTTTGGATAAAGATGAGGCTTATAACTTGAGTTTCCCGTCTTACTTTCCTGAAATGACTTTTGACCAGTCAGGTAATCCAGTGACAAAAAATGGAGTAGAACTAGGAAGACAGTTATTTTATGAAGGCCGGCTTTCGCGTAATAATACGATCTCCTGCGGATTCTGCCATATTCAGGAAAATGCATTTACCCACCACGGACATACCGTGAGCCATGGAGTAGACGACAGGATCGGGATCAGAAACGCCCCTCCGATTCAGAATATGGCCTTTTTAAAAAGATATATGTGGGACGGAGTGATCCATAATTTGAATGAACAGCCGGTCATTCCGATTACAGATGCAAATGAAATGGACAGCTCCATGCCGGAAGTTGTCGCTAAATTAAACACTGATTCGAAATATAAAAAATTATTTAAAGCAGCTTATGGCGATGAAAATATTAATGGAGAAAGAGTTTTAAAAGCATTGTCACAGTTTATGGCATCGATGATCTCTGCGGATTCAAAATATGACAGTTATAAACAGGGAAAAGTCGTTCTTACTTCTCAAGAGTCGCAGGGAATGGCTTTATTCCAGCAGAAATGTGCTTCCTGCCACAGCGGAGAATTGTTCACTGATGAAAGTTTTCGGAATACAGGAATGTACTATAATACTCAATATAAAGATGCCGGGAGATATCGGGTGACGCTTGACCAGGCTGACTGGATGAAATTCCGTGTTCCAAGCTTGAGAAATGTAGAATATACAGCTCCATATATGCACGACGGAAGATTTTATACGCTGGATGCGGTGCTCAATTTTTATTCAGACAATGTGGAAGACAATCCTAATCTTGATCCGAAATTAAAAGAGAACGGCCACATTGGAATTGCTGTGAACAGCCAGGAGAAGCAGTTTATTATTGCATTCTTAAAAACACTGTCCGACAAAAATTTTATAACTAATCCAAAATTTTCAGAATAAATCTAATTTAAAAATGAAAAAAATAATTTTTATCATAAGTTTGATTGTATGTACTATGAATCAGGCGGCTGTGATTAAAGACAGTCTGTATATTCCAAAAGCTCAGTTCAATGATAAGATCCTATTTGATGACGATTGTGATGCGTGCGGATGTGCTGCCGGAAACGGATCATCAGGCTTTGAATCCTTATTGAATCCTCAGTTTGTCGGAATTAAATATTTTGCACAGCATTATAAAGCTAAAGAAAACCTTTTCGTTAAAGATCTCACACAGGATCAGTATTTTAATACACTTCAGCTTTGGGGGAAGATTCCTTTAACTAAAAAATTAAGTGTATATGCAAGTCTTCCTTTTCATTTCCATGAGAAGAAAACACAGCAGGGCGATATTAAAATTAACGGTATCGGGGATTTAAATGTATTGGGGATTTACCAGCTGTTCAATTCCAAAAATACATTTCATCAGCTGAATGGAGGTATCGGAGTGAAAGTTCCGCTTGGAAAATTTGATGAAAAAGGAATCACCGGAGTGAATCCAAGTTTTCAGCTGGGCACCGGCAGCTGGGATTATCAGATGGTGCTGAATTATAGATACCAAAAAAACAAGATTGCGGTTCTTTTCAATACAGACTACACGATTAAAACTGAGAACAAAAAGCATTATGATTTTGGGAACCAATGGAATTATTCTGCAACAGGATTTTATCAATTCTATAAAAATGATAATGTTGTTTTTTCTGGAAAAACAGGACTTCAGGGAGAAGTGTATGATGCGAATAAACAGTTTAAAGAAGTGCTTCCCAATACTGCGGGAAGTGCTTTGTACGGCAAATTAGGTTTTGAAGCGGCTTATAAAAAGTTCAGTCTGGGAAGTGAAATAATGCTTCCAGCTTATTCAAACCTAGCTGGAGGGGATATTGAAGCAAAATCCAGATTTAGTATTTTCTTCAATCTTGGAATTTAATTCAAGTATAAAACCGCCGGATCAGATTTTTGATCCGGTGGTTTTTATATGGTAAGAACTTTTTGTTTTTCATTCGGTCTTCAACGTGAAGTCTGATATTATTTCATTAAATTTAAGATTCAAATAATCAGATGTTTTTATGAGAATCCATTCTTTTATTTAAACTTTTTTACTATGCACCATCAATTAGAAAAACATTATGTAAACAGGATAGGCTGGCTTCGTGCGGCTGTTTTGGGAGCCAATGACGGCCTGCTGTCGACTACAAGTATCGTAATTGGTGTTGCTGCAGCCCAGCCTGAGCGGACTACTATTGTTCTTGCAGCACTGGCAGGAATGATTGCCGGAGCAATGTCTATGGCTGCTGGTGAATATGTTTCCGTAAGCTCACAGGAAGATACTGAAAAGGCCGATCTGAAGCGGGAACAAAGAGAATTGGAAGAAATGCCGGAAGTAGAATTAAAAGAATTAGCTAAAGTATATGAAAGAAGAGGAGTGAGTAAAGAAACGGCCTTACAGGTAGCAGTTGAGCTCACCGCACATGATGCATTAGGCGCCCATGCGCATGATGAACTTGGAATTAATGAAATTACGCAGGCGAAACCTCTCCAGGCCGCTGTAGCATCGTTCGGGTCTTTTGCTTTAGGTGCTTCTCTGCCTTTTATTCTTTCACTGCTTGCCCCTATCGGGCAGATGGTTTATTATCAATACGGCTTTTCTATAGTTTTTCTGATGGTTTTAGGAGCCGTCTCAGCAAAAACAGGTGGTTCTAATATTGGAATTGCTATGTTGAGGATTTGTTTCTGGGGAACGGTTGCAATGGGAATTACAGCTTTAGCAGGACACTTTTTTGGAGTAAACATAAGCTGATTAATACATTTGCCAAATGAAAATATTCAAAGACTTCAGTACATATAATGCTTACATCGGTTTGTGTAAACCATTGGATAACGACATTGATATTGGTTATTATGATGCACCGAATATGCTGCTGAAATCGGCACCTGTTATTGTTGATTTTTACAGAATTTCCATTAAAATAAATTATGCTGACCTGTCTGCAGATAATATAAAGCCTGTTAATGCTGTGTTTTTTAACAGTCCTGAATTAGCTGCTGGCTGGAATACGGCACCTGCTTATACTGGAATGTATATACAGCTTTCTAAAAAAATCATTGAAGAAAACCGATTCTTATTCAAAACTTATTTGGATTACGGACAGCATGAAGCCCTATATTTAGCTGAAGATGAAGTTGAGGAAATCAATGCTCTTTTCAAATTGATGTTTAAGTATTATCAAGATGAAAAAAAACATTTTAGTCTATTGCTTTCTTATGTAAATGTATTAGTTTCTTTAGTGGAAGTATTTTACAAACGGCAGTTTTCTACTGATCCAAAACAATATAACCGTGTGCTGACAGGTTTTCAGCAGAGCTTAATCGATTATTATAACCAGCCTGTAAAACAGCTTCCTAATGTTCAGTATTTTGCAGACAAATTAGGAGTAACAGCAAATTATTTAGGAGATATTGTTAAACATTTTACTCAAAAATCTGCACTTGAGAATATCCACGAATTTATTATTAAAAAAGCAGAAGAATTATTGGCACAAGGTACACAAATGAACACTGCTGAAATTGCTTATGAATTAGGCTTTGAGTATCCTAACTACTTTTCAAAATTCTTTAAAAAACAAATTGGATTAAGCCCTAAAGAATATCGGATGCAGATGAAAAATAAATTTTAAAATATATCTTAGAAACGTCTCCGTAAGAAGACGTTTTTTTATTATCCGTAATTTGTTTCTTTTTTATTGGTATTCTGTTTCCGTCTGTCTTTTTTTCATCTTATACCTTTGTCCTGTAAATAAATATTTCAATCAATGAAAACAAAGAAAGTTTTATCAATCAATACACATTTAACCTATCCTAATTGGTCAGAAGGCCTTTTAAATGATGCATTCAATCAAAAAGCAAAAGACTTTTTTGAAACAGAAGGGTTTGAAGTTTTAGAAACAAAAGTAGAAGACGGGTACAGCCCGGAAGAAGAAGTAGAAAAACATCTCGAAGCATCTATTGTCATCCTGCAGACCCCTGTCAATTGGTTTGGAGCCCCGTGGATTTATAAAAAGTATGTAGACGAAGTTTTTAACAGCGGCTTGCATAGTGCCAAATTTCTGTCTGGAGATGGAAGAACACGCGAAGATGCGGACAGACAATATGGAACTGGAGGAAAAATGCAGGGCAAAAAATTTATGATTTCCGCTACTTGGAATGCACCCGAAGCGAGTTTTAATGATGTTAACCAACAATTATTTCAGGGAATCAGCACAAAAGATTTCTTGCTTCATATCACCAGTAATTATCGTTTTTGCGGTGTTGAAATTGTTCCCGGCTATAATTGTTTTGATATTTTCAAGGATGGTGATATTGTAAAAGATTTAGAGAATTATCCAATTCATTTAAAAAAGGTTTTTAATGTGTAAAATCCAGCAGGACATTTTATCTGAACCATTAGAAAGTATAATCTAATTAAAACCGGAGATTTTTTAAGATCTCTGGTTTTTTGTTTACAAAAAATAAGCCGGCTCCTAAATTGCCTGCTGTATGTGTTTGAAAATCAATTTTTAACATATTTTTACATTTGTGTTGATAATTTTCTATCTTTGCCGCAATCTGGTGCGCCATAAAAAGCGTTTAAAAGGGAATCCGGTGAAAATCCGGAACAGACCCGCTGCTGTAAGCTCCACACCAAAGTTTTTGAAGAATATATCCACTGTTTTTTAATGGGAAGGATTTCAAAAATGGAGTAAGTCAGAAGACCTGCCAGAAGATTTAACGTTTGACGCTTTCGTGGAATAAAGCTTAGGACATCAATGATTCTGTACGGTTGCGGCTGTACGTTATCATTGCTGCTTTCTTATATCCATCAGCGTTATGATTATTCTAAATGAGCTGATGGGATCAAAATTTACTTCTGTACTTCATAAAATTAGTATCACAATATTTGTGCTGGCTGCCCAGTGCTGGTTTTCTCAGTCGAAAGACAGTATTAAAGAAAAACATATTCTTCCGGTAACGCTTTATAAAAAGGATTTTAAAGAAATTCTTCCTGCACAGACTTTATCGGGTGAACAGCTGGAAAGGCTTAATAGTCATTCTGTTGCCGATGCACTGCGTTATTTTTCCGGTGTTCAGATCAAAGATTACGGCGGAATAGGAGGGATGAAAACGATTAACATCCGAAGTTTAGGAAGCCAGCACGTCGGGGTTTTTTATGACGGGATCCAATTGGGAAATGTACAGAACGGACTGGTAGATCTGGGACGTTTTTCTTTAGATGATATTGAAGAAATTTCATTGTATAACGGGCAGAAGAGCGAAATATTCCAGCCTGCGAAAGATTTCGGTTCCTCAGGTTCTATTTATCTGCAGCCAAAAACACCAAGTTTTAAAGGAAATCAGAAAACAAACTTAGTGATAAGATTAAAGAACAGTTCTATAGAGCTTTTCAACCCTTCGTTCCGTCTGGAACAGAAAATTTCTAAAAAAGTTGCAGCGAGTTTCAGCTCAGAATTTATGCAGAGTGACGGCGTTTACAAATTTAGATACACAAAAAAATACCCCGACGGCGAAACGGCCTATGATACAATTTTTAAAAGATTTGATTCTGATATTACTGCAAAGCGTTTCGAAACCAGCGTTAACGGGACTTTAAATAACGGAAGCTGGAACGTAAGAGGCTACGGCTATTTATCAAACCGCGGTATACCCGGTGCAATTGTGAATAACCGTTTTGATGCGAGAGGACAGCGGATGATTGACGAAAGTTACTTTGTCCAGGCTAATTTCAGGAAAAAGATCTTTCCAAAATTTGAAACGCAGTTCAAAGCCAAATTTGCCTATGATTACACGCATTACATAGATACGGTTTCTTCTATCAAGGTTAATAACCAATATATTCAAAGAGAAGTATACCTTTCTTCCTCAAATCTGTATTCCATCACTCCAAACTGGGATGTGAGCGCGAATGTTGATTTTCAATATAACAACATGGATGCGGATTTAAAATTGTTCTCTTATCCTACCCGTTATACTTCACTTGTTGCTTTTGCGACTACGTACCAATGGAACAGATTCAAATTCTTAGGAAGTGTTTTAGGAACTTTCGTTCATGAAGAAGTGGAGCTCAACAGTAAAGCCCCTGATA
Coding sequences:
- a CDS encoding TonB-dependent receptor is translated as MIILNELMGSKFTSVLHKISITIFVLAAQCWFSQSKDSIKEKHILPVTLYKKDFKEILPAQTLSGEQLERLNSHSVADALRYFSGVQIKDYGGIGGMKTINIRSLGSQHVGVFYDGIQLGNVQNGLVDLGRFSLDDIEEISLYNGQKSEIFQPAKDFGSSGSIYLQPKTPSFKGNQKTNLVIRLKNSSIELFNPSFRLEQKISKKVAASFSSEFMQSDGVYKFRYTKKYPDGETAYDTIFKRFDSDITAKRFETSVNGTLNNGSWNVRGYGYLSNRGIPGAIVNNRFDARGQRMIDESYFVQANFRKKIFPKFETQFKAKFAYDYTHYIDTVSSIKVNNQYIQREVYLSSSNLYSITPNWDVSANVDFQYNNMDADLKLFSYPTRYTSLVAFATTYQWNRFKFLGSVLGTFVHEEVELNSKAPDKSEWTPAAFLSYQPFNSKDFTVRAFYKRIFRMPTFNDLYYTLIGSSSLKPEFTNQYDAGFTYQKFYNNSIFKSFYVKVDGYFNKVEDKIIAAPNGSMFRWSMFNLGNVEIIGTDVNVQAELQLGQVKIKPLVSYTYQRARDFSDREESYFGDQIPYTPWHSGTFSLMADYKDWAFNYSFIYVGERYDINQNNIPYNYVQPWYTHDLSVQKKFNWGSHQFKASLEVNNVLNQYYEVVLSYPMPGRNFRLILSYTL
- a CDS encoding transporter codes for the protein MKKIIFIISLIVCTMNQAAVIKDSLYIPKAQFNDKILFDDDCDACGCAAGNGSSGFESLLNPQFVGIKYFAQHYKAKENLFVKDLTQDQYFNTLQLWGKIPLTKKLSVYASLPFHFHEKKTQQGDIKINGIGDLNVLGIYQLFNSKNTFHQLNGGIGVKVPLGKFDEKGITGVNPSFQLGTGSWDYQMVLNYRYQKNKIAVLFNTDYTIKTENKKHYDFGNQWNYSATGFYQFYKNDNVVFSGKTGLQGEVYDANKQFKEVLPNTAGSALYGKLGFEAAYKKFSLGSEIMLPAYSNLAGGDIEAKSRFSIFFNLGI
- a CDS encoding NAD(P)H-dependent oxidoreductase, with protein sequence MKTKKVLSINTHLTYPNWSEGLLNDAFNQKAKDFFETEGFEVLETKVEDGYSPEEEVEKHLEASIVILQTPVNWFGAPWIYKKYVDEVFNSGLHSAKFLSGDGRTREDADRQYGTGGKMQGKKFMISATWNAPEASFNDVNQQLFQGISTKDFLLHITSNYRFCGVEIVPGYNCFDIFKDGDIVKDLENYPIHLKKVFNV
- a CDS encoding VIT family protein codes for the protein MHHQLEKHYVNRIGWLRAAVLGANDGLLSTTSIVIGVAAAQPERTTIVLAALAGMIAGAMSMAAGEYVSVSSQEDTEKADLKREQRELEEMPEVELKELAKVYERRGVSKETALQVAVELTAHDALGAHAHDELGINEITQAKPLQAAVASFGSFALGASLPFILSLLAPIGQMVYYQYGFSIVFLMVLGAVSAKTGGSNIGIAMLRICFWGTVAMGITALAGHFFGVNIS
- a CDS encoding cytochrome c peroxidase → MTKAKLILRTFLIIAASLNVTACSEDVMEPLDKDEAYNLSFPSYFPEMTFDQSGNPVTKNGVELGRQLFYEGRLSRNNTISCGFCHIQENAFTHHGHTVSHGVDDRIGIRNAPPIQNMAFLKRYMWDGVIHNLNEQPVIPITDANEMDSSMPEVVAKLNTDSKYKKLFKAAYGDENINGERVLKALSQFMASMISADSKYDSYKQGKVVLTSQESQGMALFQQKCASCHSGELFTDESFRNTGMYYNTQYKDAGRYRVTLDQADWMKFRVPSLRNVEYTAPYMHDGRFYTLDAVLNFYSDNVEDNPNLDPKLKENGHIGIAVNSQEKQFIIAFLKTLSDKNFITNPKFSE
- a CDS encoding MbnP family protein — its product is MKIYKFLSMLFIALSLFTPSACTSNDDDEPQAAAAGNLQIKFENGFNNLGDIVLNQTTQTSSNGQKHQLSALKYVVSNITLIDETGKEFKYNENNPDKGAFIVDQADAVGGIVYLNLNEIPQNNYRKIKFGLGISQNAYLLGQNGQAEFWTKAKAKGMSWSWAAGYVFVKLEGKYGNSTADTEFMNHTGNMGNVTANNTPDLYREITLDLPTTARVTGKITPSIHILADLNQYLSGDTKLTLTAANNMMMGSSQHLVEVTDNLTKMFKVDHVHND
- a CDS encoding helix-turn-helix domain-containing protein; this encodes MKIFKDFSTYNAYIGLCKPLDNDIDIGYYDAPNMLLKSAPVIVDFYRISIKINYADLSADNIKPVNAVFFNSPELAAGWNTAPAYTGMYIQLSKKIIEENRFLFKTYLDYGQHEALYLAEDEVEEINALFKLMFKYYQDEKKHFSLLLSYVNVLVSLVEVFYKRQFSTDPKQYNRVLTGFQQSLIDYYNQPVKQLPNVQYFADKLGVTANYLGDIVKHFTQKSALENIHEFIIKKAEELLAQGTQMNTAEIAYELGFEYPNYFSKFFKKQIGLSPKEYRMQMKNKF